One genomic region from Streptomyces sp. NBC_00457 encodes:
- a CDS encoding GntR family transcriptional regulator produces the protein MTAPVIHSLREQIREHIVEGIVSGRWKPGERIVERRIATELEVSQTPVREALRELESLRLIESAPNKGVRVRNLTAADLEESYPVRAGLEAIAAELAAERLARDCSALEPHVAALYDADAASDGTAQVRHTVGFHRELVRAAGNSVLLHTWEGLGIEVFTALSIRWLGTVQQSYAEEHEELVQAFRRRDPRIAEIVKAHVLGCAPRA, from the coding sequence ATGACAGCCCCCGTCATCCACTCGCTGCGCGAACAGATCCGCGAGCACATCGTGGAGGGGATCGTCAGCGGACGCTGGAAGCCGGGCGAGCGGATCGTGGAGCGACGGATCGCGACCGAGCTGGAGGTCAGCCAGACCCCCGTACGGGAGGCGCTGCGCGAGCTGGAGTCGCTGCGGCTGATCGAGTCGGCGCCCAACAAGGGCGTACGGGTGCGGAATCTGACCGCCGCCGACCTGGAGGAGAGCTACCCGGTCCGGGCCGGCCTGGAGGCGATCGCGGCCGAGCTGGCGGCGGAGCGGCTGGCGCGGGACTGCTCGGCCCTGGAGCCGCACGTCGCCGCCCTGTACGACGCCGACGCCGCGTCGGACGGCACGGCGCAGGTACGGCACACGGTCGGCTTCCATCGCGAGCTGGTGCGGGCGGCCGGCAACTCGGTGCTGCTGCACACCTGGGAAGGGCTCGGCATCGAGGTCTTCACGGCGCTGTCGATCCGGTGGCTGGGGACGGTGCAGCAGTCGTACGCGGAGGAGCACGAGGAACTGGTGCAGGCGTTCCGGCGCCGGGACCCGCGGATCGCCGAGATCGTGAAGGCGCATGTGCTGGGATGCGCGCCGCGAGCCTGA
- the sucB gene encoding 2-oxoglutarate dehydrogenase, E2 component, dihydrolipoamide succinyltransferase: MAVSVTLPALGESVTEGTVTRWLKAEGERVEADEPLLEVSTDKVDTEIPSPAAGVLASIKVAEDETVEVGAELAVIDDGTGAPAAAPAPAAEPEPEPAAAPEPAPAAAAPSTEQAAPAPAPTAEAAAGGGSAEGTDVVLPALGESVTEGTVTRWLKSVGDSVEADEPLLEVSTDKVDTEIPAPTSGTLLEIVVGEDETAEVGAKLAVIGVAGAAPAAAPAPAAPAPAAAAPAPAAPAAPAAPAAPAAPAAAAPAPVAPAAPAPTPTPTPAPVTPAPAAPAPAAQATDEGAYVTPLVRKLAAENGVDLATVKGTGVGGRIRKQDVVAAAEAAKAAAAAPAPAAAAPAAAKKAPALEVSPLRGQTVKMPRIRKVIGDNMVKALHEQAQLSSVVEVDVTRLMKLRGRAKDAFAAREGVKLSPMPFFVKAAAQALKAHAPVNARINVEEGTITYFDTENIGIAVDSEKGLMTPVIKNAGDLNLAGIAKATADLAGKVRASKITPDELSGATFTISNTGSRGALFDTIIVPPGQVAILGIGATVKRPAVLETEEGTVIAVRDMTYLTLSYDHRLVDGADAARYLTAVKAILEAGEFEVELGL, translated from the coding sequence ATGGCGGTTTCCGTAACCCTTCCGGCGCTCGGCGAGAGCGTCACCGAGGGCACTGTCACTCGCTGGCTGAAGGCCGAGGGTGAGCGCGTCGAGGCCGACGAGCCGCTGCTCGAGGTCTCCACCGACAAGGTCGACACCGAGATCCCCTCCCCCGCCGCCGGCGTCCTGGCCTCCATCAAGGTCGCCGAGGACGAGACGGTCGAGGTCGGCGCCGAGCTGGCTGTCATCGACGACGGCACGGGCGCTCCCGCTGCCGCCCCTGCCCCGGCCGCCGAGCCCGAGCCCGAGCCCGCCGCGGCTCCCGAGCCCGCCCCGGCCGCCGCTGCCCCGTCCACCGAGCAGGCCGCTCCGGCCCCCGCTCCCACCGCCGAGGCCGCCGCCGGCGGCGGCTCCGCCGAGGGCACGGACGTCGTCCTGCCCGCGCTCGGCGAGTCCGTCACCGAGGGCACGGTCACCCGCTGGCTGAAGTCGGTCGGTGACAGCGTCGAGGCCGACGAGCCGCTGCTCGAGGTGTCGACGGACAAGGTCGACACCGAGATCCCGGCGCCCACCTCCGGCACGCTGCTGGAGATCGTGGTCGGCGAGGACGAGACGGCCGAGGTCGGCGCCAAGCTGGCCGTCATCGGCGTCGCGGGTGCCGCTCCGGCGGCAGCCCCGGCCCCGGCGGCTCCGGCTCCCGCCGCCGCTGCCCCGGCTCCGGCCGCGCCCGCGGCTCCGGCTGCCCCCGCAGCTCCGGCCGCGCCCGCCGCTGCCGCCCCGGCTCCGGTCGCCCCCGCCGCTCCGGCTCCCACGCCGACGCCCACCCCCGCCCCGGTCACCCCGGCCCCGGCCGCTCCGGCTCCCGCCGCGCAGGCCACCGACGAGGGCGCCTACGTCACCCCGCTGGTGCGCAAGCTCGCCGCCGAGAACGGCGTCGACCTGGCCACCGTCAAGGGCACCGGCGTCGGCGGCCGTATCCGCAAGCAGGACGTCGTCGCCGCCGCCGAGGCCGCGAAGGCCGCCGCCGCTGCCCCGGCCCCCGCCGCGGCTGCTCCGGCCGCCGCGAAGAAGGCCCCGGCGCTGGAGGTCTCCCCCCTGCGTGGCCAGACCGTCAAGATGCCGCGCATCCGCAAGGTCATCGGCGACAACATGGTCAAGGCGCTGCACGAGCAGGCGCAGCTGTCCTCGGTCGTCGAGGTCGACGTCACGCGGCTGATGAAGCTGCGCGGCCGGGCCAAGGACGCGTTCGCGGCGCGCGAGGGCGTCAAGCTCTCCCCGATGCCGTTCTTCGTCAAGGCCGCGGCCCAGGCGCTGAAGGCGCACGCGCCCGTCAACGCCCGGATCAACGTCGAAGAGGGCACGATCACCTACTTCGACACCGAGAACATCGGTATCGCGGTGGACTCCGAGAAGGGCCTGATGACCCCGGTCATCAAGAATGCCGGTGACCTCAACCTCGCCGGTATCGCCAAGGCCACGGCCGATCTGGCGGGCAAGGTCCGGGCCAGCAAGATCACGCCGGACGAGCTGTCGGGCGCGACCTTCACCATCTCCAACACCGGTTCGCGCGGGGCGCTCTTCGACACGATCATCGTGCCGCCGGGCCAGGTCGCGATCCTCGGCATCGGCGCCACGGTCAAGCGCCCGGCCGTCCTCGAGACGGAGGAGGGCACGGTCATCGCCGTCCGCGACATGACCTACCTGACCCTCTCCTACGACCACCGCCTGGTCGACGGCGCCGACGCGGCCCGTTACCTGACGGCGGTCAAGGCGATCCTGGAGGCAGGCGAGTTCGAGGTCGAGCTCGGCCTGTAA
- the lpdA gene encoding dihydrolipoyl dehydrogenase, with protein MANDASTVFDLVILGGGSGGYAAALRGAQLGLDVALIEKDKVGGTCLHRGCIPTKALLHAGEIADQARESEQFGVKATFEGIDIAGVHKYKDGVIAGLYKGLQGLVASRKVTYIEGEGRLSSPTSVDVNGRRVQGRHVLLATGSVPKSLPGLEIDGNRIISSDHALVLDRVPQSAIILGGGVIGVEFASAWKSFGSDVTVIEGLKHLVPVEDENSSKLLERAFRKRGIKFNLGTFFSKAEYTANGVKVTLADGKEFEAEVLLVAVGRGPVSAGLGYEEQGVAMDRGYVLVDEYMRTNVPTISAVGDLVPTLQLAHVGFAEGILVAERLAGLKTVPIDYDGVPRVTYCHPEVASVGITEAKAKEIYGADKVVALKYNLAGNGKSKILNTAGEIKLVQVKDGAVVGVHMVGDRMGEQVGEAQLIYNWEALPAEVAQLIHAHPTQNEALGEAHLALAGKPLHSHD; from the coding sequence GTGGCGAACGACGCCAGCACCGTTTTCGACCTAGTGATCCTCGGCGGTGGTAGCGGTGGTTACGCCGCGGCGCTGCGCGGGGCGCAGCTGGGCCTGGACGTCGCCCTGATCGAGAAGGACAAGGTCGGCGGTACCTGCCTGCACCGGGGTTGCATTCCCACCAAGGCCCTGCTGCACGCGGGCGAGATCGCCGACCAGGCCCGCGAGAGCGAGCAGTTCGGTGTGAAGGCCACGTTCGAGGGCATCGACATCGCCGGAGTCCACAAGTACAAGGACGGCGTGATCGCCGGTCTGTACAAGGGGCTCCAGGGGCTCGTCGCCTCGCGGAAGGTCACCTACATCGAGGGTGAGGGGCGGCTCTCCTCCCCCACCTCCGTCGACGTCAACGGCCGCCGCGTCCAGGGCCGCCACGTGCTCCTCGCGACCGGCTCCGTGCCGAAGTCGCTGCCGGGCCTGGAGATCGACGGCAACCGCATCATCTCCTCCGACCACGCCCTCGTCCTGGACCGCGTGCCGCAGTCCGCGATCATCCTGGGCGGCGGTGTCATCGGCGTCGAGTTCGCCTCCGCCTGGAAGTCCTTCGGCTCCGACGTCACCGTCATCGAGGGCCTCAAGCACCTCGTCCCGGTCGAGGACGAGAACTCCTCCAAGCTTCTTGAGCGCGCGTTCCGCAAGCGCGGCATCAAGTTCAACCTGGGCACCTTCTTCTCGAAGGCCGAGTACACCGCGAACGGTGTCAAGGTCACCCTCGCCGACGGCAAGGAGTTCGAGGCCGAGGTCCTGCTCGTCGCCGTCGGCCGCGGCCCGGTCTCCGCCGGTCTCGGCTACGAGGAGCAGGGCGTCGCCATGGACCGCGGCTACGTCCTCGTCGACGAGTACATGCGCACCAACGTCCCGACCATCTCCGCCGTCGGCGACCTGGTTCCGACGCTCCAGCTCGCGCACGTCGGCTTCGCCGAGGGCATCCTGGTGGCGGAGCGTCTGGCCGGTCTGAAGACCGTTCCGATCGACTACGACGGTGTCCCGCGGGTGACGTACTGCCACCCGGAGGTCGCCTCCGTCGGCATCACCGAGGCCAAGGCCAAGGAGATCTACGGCGCGGACAAGGTCGTCGCTCTGAAGTACAACCTCGCGGGCAACGGCAAGAGCAAGATCCTGAACACCGCGGGCGAGATCAAGCTCGTCCAGGTCAAGGACGGTGCGGTGGTCGGCGTCCACATGGTCGGCGACCGTATGGGCGAGCAGGTCGGCGAAGCCCAGCTGATCTACAACTGGGAGGCGCTGCCTGCCGAGGTCGCCCAGCTCATCCACGCCCACCCGACGCAGAACGAGGCGCTCGGCGAGGCCCACCTGGCCCTGGCCGGCAAGCCGCTCCACTCGCACGACTGA
- a CDS encoding leucyl aminopeptidase, translating into MTALTLSTAAAPGLRADAIVIGVAKGAKGPVVAPGAEAVDKAYDGRLAGVLETLGASGAEGEVTKLPAPSGFKAPLVVAVGLGAEPEKDAQFDGETLRKAAGTAARALAGSKKAAFALPLTDAADAGAVAEGALLGAYSFDTYKENGKSGKDAKNGKAPLAEVALLGGKPRDKAYKAAVERATAVSEELNRARDLINTPPNDLNPESFAAVAQTAAKEHGIKAQVLDVKALEKGGYGGILGVGVGSAAGPRLVKLSYTHAKAKKHLAFVGKGITYDSGGISLKPAGHNETMKCDMSGAAAVFGAVVAAARLGLEVNVTGWLALAENMPSGTATRPGDVLRMYSGKTVEVLNTDAEGRLVLADALWAASEEKPDALVDVATLTGAMVLALGNRTFGVMANDEAFRTAVVEAAEEVGEASWPMPLPDHLRKGMDSPTADIANMGERMGGGLVAGLFLREFVGEGITWAHIDIAGPAFNEQGPFGYTPKGGTGSAVRTLVRLAELTAAGDLG; encoded by the coding sequence GTGACTGCTCTCACTCTCAGCACCGCCGCGGCGCCCGGCCTGCGGGCCGACGCGATCGTGATCGGTGTCGCCAAGGGCGCCAAGGGACCCGTCGTCGCACCGGGCGCCGAGGCCGTGGACAAGGCTTACGACGGCAGGCTCGCCGGCGTCCTGGAGACCCTCGGTGCCTCCGGTGCCGAGGGCGAGGTGACGAAGCTCCCCGCGCCGTCGGGCTTCAAGGCACCGCTCGTGGTGGCGGTCGGCCTGGGCGCCGAGCCGGAGAAGGACGCCCAGTTCGACGGCGAGACGCTGCGCAAGGCCGCCGGTACGGCCGCCCGCGCCCTGGCCGGCTCCAAGAAGGCCGCCTTCGCCCTGCCGCTCACGGACGCCGCCGACGCCGGTGCCGTCGCGGAGGGCGCGCTCCTTGGCGCGTACTCCTTCGACACGTACAAGGAGAACGGCAAGAGCGGCAAGGATGCGAAGAACGGCAAGGCGCCGCTCGCCGAGGTCGCCCTGCTCGGCGGCAAGCCCCGCGACAAGGCGTACAAGGCGGCCGTCGAGCGCGCCACCGCCGTCTCCGAGGAGCTGAACCGCGCCCGCGACCTGATCAACACCCCGCCGAACGACCTCAACCCGGAGTCCTTCGCCGCCGTCGCCCAGACCGCGGCCAAGGAGCACGGCATCAAGGCGCAGGTGCTCGACGTGAAGGCCCTGGAGAAGGGTGGCTACGGCGGCATCCTGGGCGTCGGCGTGGGGTCGGCCGCCGGTCCCCGGCTGGTCAAGCTGTCGTACACGCACGCCAAGGCGAAGAAGCACCTCGCGTTCGTCGGCAAGGGCATCACGTACGACTCGGGCGGCATCTCGCTGAAGCCCGCCGGGCACAACGAGACGATGAAGTGCGACATGAGCGGTGCGGCGGCCGTCTTCGGCGCCGTCGTCGCCGCCGCGCGCCTCGGGCTCGAGGTCAATGTCACCGGCTGGCTGGCGCTGGCGGAGAACATGCCGTCGGGCACGGCGACGCGGCCGGGTGATGTGCTGCGGATGTACAGCGGCAAGACCGTGGAGGTGCTCAACACCGACGCGGAGGGGCGGTTGGTGCTCGCGGACGCGCTGTGGGCCGCGTCCGAGGAGAAGCCGGACGCGCTTGTCGACGTGGCGACGCTGACCGGGGCGATGGTGCTGGCGCTGGGGAACCGGACGTTCGGGGTCATGGCCAATGACGAGGCGTTTCGTACGGCGGTCGTCGAGGCCGCGGAGGAGGTCGGGGAGGCGTCCTGGCCGATGCCGTTGCCGGATCACCTGCGTAAGGGGATGGACTCTCCTACCGCTGACATCGCGAACATGGGTGAGCGGATGGGGGGTGGGCTCGTCGCCGGGCTCTTCCTGCGGGAGTTCGTGGGTGAGGGGATCACCTGGGCGCACATCGACATCGCGGGGCCGGCCTTCAATGAGCAAGGGCCCTTCGGGTACACGCCGAAGGGTGGTACGGGGTCGGCTGTGCGGACGTTGGTGCGGCTGGCGGAGCTGACGGCTGCGGGGGATCTCGGGTGA
- a CDS encoding RDD family protein → MPKLRRTAAWLIDFALVVALATGLAVLTFHRISALVTDVPELAAHSGFDLLTSRGDVIDASENLGLSVWNKSVLYVEQAFGLLIVVTFLYQWASLTFLGRTLGKALTGLKVTPRAGRRAALRAAVTTTADVVVYALACVLLIEGQFMLSMLVWALAVAVFFCNALPVLGTNCRSLADRLAGTEVTGLGLGTSGTPQPAVGTYSNAPHGW, encoded by the coding sequence ATGCCGAAACTTCGCCGTACCGCGGCCTGGCTCATCGACTTCGCTCTGGTGGTCGCACTGGCCACCGGGCTCGCCGTGCTCACCTTCCACCGCATATCCGCGCTCGTCACCGATGTACCGGAACTCGCCGCGCACAGCGGCTTCGACCTGCTGACCTCACGCGGCGACGTCATCGACGCCTCGGAGAACCTGGGGCTCTCCGTCTGGAACAAGTCGGTGCTCTACGTCGAGCAGGCCTTCGGGCTGCTGATCGTGGTCACCTTCCTGTACCAGTGGGCCTCGTTGACCTTCCTCGGCCGCACCCTCGGCAAGGCCCTGACGGGGCTGAAGGTCACCCCGCGCGCGGGACGCCGGGCCGCACTGCGGGCCGCGGTCACCACCACGGCGGACGTCGTCGTCTACGCGCTCGCCTGCGTCCTGCTGATCGAGGGCCAGTTCATGCTCTCCATGCTGGTGTGGGCCCTCGCCGTCGCCGTCTTCTTCTGCAACGCCCTGCCGGTCCTCGGCACCAACTGCCGCTCCCTCGCCGACCGGCTGGCCGGCACGGAGGTCACGGGCCTCGGGCTCGGCACGTCAGGGACGCCTCAGCCGGCCGTCGGCACGTACAGCAACGCGCCCCACGGGTGGTGA
- a CDS encoding adenosylcobinamide-GDP ribazoletransferase, whose protein sequence is MPRTLPLHGLRFAFGTLTVLPVKVVRWDREAARGGMVCAPLAGVVVGGAAAGVGLLLVVLGAAPLLAAVATVAVPAVLTRGLHLDGLADTADGLGSGKPAEDALRIMKQSDIGPFGVITLVFVLLAQVAALTEAYDGSWARGAFAAVVSATVGRLALTTAARAGVPAARPEGLGAAVAGVVPVRGAVLVALAVTGVVAGAGAAFGAYGLVQAGAAVALALCAAELLLRHCVRRFGGVTGDVFGGLEETAATAALVVLSLG, encoded by the coding sequence ATGCCCAGGACCCTGCCCCTTCATGGCCTTCGTTTTGCCTTCGGGACGCTCACCGTGCTGCCTGTGAAGGTGGTGCGGTGGGACCGGGAGGCTGCGCGGGGTGGGATGGTGTGTGCTCCGTTGGCCGGGGTCGTCGTGGGGGGTGCTGCGGCCGGGGTCGGGTTGCTGTTGGTGGTTCTTGGTGCCGCGCCCCTGCTCGCCGCCGTCGCCACCGTCGCCGTGCCCGCCGTGCTCACCCGGGGGCTGCATCTCGACGGGCTGGCCGACACCGCGGACGGGCTCGGTAGCGGGAAGCCCGCGGAGGACGCGCTGCGGATCATGAAGCAGTCGGACATCGGGCCGTTCGGTGTGATCACGCTCGTGTTCGTGCTCCTGGCCCAGGTGGCCGCCCTGACGGAGGCTTACGACGGCTCCTGGGCCCGCGGTGCCTTCGCCGCCGTCGTCTCCGCGACCGTCGGCCGGCTGGCGCTCACGACCGCCGCGCGGGCCGGGGTGCCCGCCGCGCGGCCGGAGGGGCTGGGGGCCGCGGTCGCCGGCGTCGTGCCGGTGCGCGGGGCGGTGCTGGTCGCCCTCGCGGTCACCGGGGTGGTGGCCGGCGCGGGCGCGGCTTTCGGGGCGTACGGCCTCGTCCAGGCGGGTGCCGCCGTCGCCCTCGCCCTCTGCGCCGCCGAGCTTCTGCTCCGGCACTGCGTCCGCCGCTTCGGCGGGGTCACCGGTGATGTCTTCGGCGGGCTCGAGGAGACGGCGGCGACGGCGGCGCTCGTCGTTCTGTCACTGGGGTGA
- the cobT gene encoding nicotinate-nucleotide--dimethylbenzimidazole phosphoribosyltransferase, producing the protein MSSLNLDDFTDLIERPDGGVRRDAEARRERQIVPPGALGRLDDLGEWLAAAQSAVPVRPIEQPRVMLFAGDHGVAGLGVSARPAGSAGALVREVLEGGRPVSVLARRLGVPVRVVDMALDCDPETLPDEVVRHRVRRGSGRIDVEDALTAEEAEAAFLAGVAVADEEADSGTDLVVLGDVSVGGTTVAGVLVAALCGTDASVVTGRGGLAIDDLAWMRKCAAIRDALRRARPVLGDQLQLLATVGGADLAAMTGFLLQSAVRKTPVILDGVVAAACALVGQRIAFRAPDWWLAAHSSGEPGQAKALDRMALEPLLDQGVTVGEGAGALLALPLVQAAAALAAELPEKAEEAEEPEEAQEAEKAADE; encoded by the coding sequence ATGAGCTCGCTTAATCTCGACGACTTCACCGATCTGATCGAGCGCCCCGACGGCGGGGTGCGCCGCGATGCGGAGGCGCGCAGGGAGCGTCAGATCGTGCCGCCCGGAGCGCTGGGGCGCCTCGACGACCTGGGTGAGTGGCTGGCGGCGGCGCAGAGCGCCGTGCCGGTGCGGCCGATCGAACAACCGCGGGTGATGCTGTTCGCCGGCGACCACGGCGTCGCCGGACTGGGTGTCTCCGCGCGGCCCGCGGGCAGCGCCGGAGCACTGGTGCGTGAGGTCCTGGAGGGCGGCCGGCCCGTCTCCGTCCTCGCCCGGCGGCTGGGCGTGCCCGTGCGGGTCGTGGACATGGCGCTGGACTGCGACCCGGAGACGCTGCCCGACGAGGTCGTACGGCATCGGGTACGGCGGGGCAGCGGACGGATCGACGTCGAGGACGCGCTGACGGCGGAGGAGGCCGAGGCCGCGTTCCTGGCGGGGGTCGCGGTGGCCGACGAAGAGGCCGACTCCGGTACTGATCTGGTGGTGCTCGGCGATGTGAGCGTGGGCGGGACCACGGTGGCGGGTGTGCTGGTCGCCGCGCTGTGCGGGACCGATGCGTCGGTCGTGACCGGGCGCGGGGGGCTCGCCATCGACGACCTCGCGTGGATGCGGAAGTGCGCGGCGATTCGTGATGCGCTGCGGCGGGCCCGGCCCGTGCTCGGCGATCAGCTGCAACTGCTGGCGACGGTGGGCGGTGCCGACCTGGCCGCCATGACCGGGTTTCTGCTGCAGAGCGCGGTGCGGAAGACGCCGGTGATCCTGGACGGGGTCGTGGCGGCCGCCTGTGCGCTGGTGGGGCAGCGGATCGCGTTCCGGGCACCGGACTGGTGGCTGGCCGCGCACAGCAGCGGGGAGCCGGGCCAGGCGAAGGCCCTCGACCGCATGGCCCTCGAGCCGCTCCTTGACCAGGGCGTGACGGTGGGGGAAGGGGCCGGGGCACTGCTGGCACTGCCGCTGGTGCAGGCCGCGGCGGCGTTGGCGGCGGAACTGCCGGAGAAGGCGGAGGAGGCCGAGGAGCCCGAAGAGGCCCAGGAAGCTGAGAAGGCGGCGGACGAGTAG